Proteins co-encoded in one Flavobacteriaceae bacterium MAR_2009_75 genomic window:
- a CDS encoding 16S rRNA (cytosine967-C5)-methyltransferase, producing MKLHRNLVFAVIDALNLIFNEREYADKVVQKVLKFDKRWGARDRGFIAETTYEMVRYKRLYAEIAEVKEPFSRPDLFRMWAVWAVLKGIKLPDWKQIEPTPERRIKGKFDELSKIRKYREAVPDWIDELCAKALGEKLWTEELAALNQQAEVILRTNTLQTTKEKLRKILLDEGIVTEPIKGYPLALRLPERANVFVTDAFKKGLFEVQDASSQMVSELLDVKPGQRVVDTCAGAGGKSLHLASLMENKGQLISMDIYISKLKELKRRARRNGAHNIETREIDSTKVFKKLYGTADRVLIDAPCTGLGVIRRNPDTKWKLQPDFLEKITKTQQEILRSYSKIVKPTGKMVYATCSILPQENGNQVKSFLASEEGKDFSLVKEKNIFSSKSGFDGFYMALLQKK from the coding sequence ATGAAACTACATCGAAACCTTGTCTTTGCCGTTATAGACGCCCTTAATCTCATCTTCAATGAAAGAGAATATGCCGATAAGGTAGTTCAAAAAGTACTTAAGTTCGATAAGCGATGGGGGGCACGTGACCGAGGTTTTATTGCCGAGACCACCTATGAAATGGTGCGATATAAAAGATTATATGCAGAGATTGCCGAGGTAAAAGAACCTTTTAGCAGGCCAGACCTCTTTCGTATGTGGGCAGTTTGGGCAGTTTTAAAAGGAATAAAGCTACCGGATTGGAAACAGATTGAACCGACGCCCGAACGTCGAATCAAAGGTAAATTCGATGAACTTTCAAAAATTAGAAAATATCGAGAAGCGGTTCCCGATTGGATAGATGAGCTATGTGCGAAAGCCTTGGGTGAAAAACTATGGACGGAAGAACTAGCTGCTTTGAATCAGCAGGCTGAAGTTATCTTAAGAACCAACACGTTACAGACTACTAAAGAAAAACTACGGAAAATATTATTGGATGAAGGTATTGTAACCGAGCCGATAAAAGGATACCCCTTAGCGCTACGCTTGCCTGAACGCGCAAATGTTTTTGTGACCGACGCATTTAAAAAAGGACTTTTTGAAGTTCAGGACGCTTCTTCTCAAATGGTTTCTGAACTACTGGATGTAAAACCCGGTCAACGTGTAGTTGACACCTGTGCCGGTGCCGGTGGCAAATCGTTGCACTTGGCATCGCTAATGGAAAACAAGGGGCAATTGATCAGTATGGATATTTACATCAGTAAATTGAAAGAACTGAAGCGAAGGGCGCGCAGAAATGGGGCCCACAATATTGAGACGCGCGAAATTGACTCAACAAAAGTGTTTAAGAAATTATACGGAACAGCCGACAGAGTGCTCATTGATGCACCTTGTACCGGGCTCGGGGTAATCAGACGAAACCCCGATACCAAATGGAAACTACAACCTGATTTTCTGGAGAAAATCACCAAAACCCAACAAGAAATACTGCGCAGCTATAGCAAAATTGTTAAACCGACAGGTAAAATGGTTTATGCGACTTGCTCCATATTGCCACAGGAAAACGGTAATCAAGTGAAATCATTTTTAGCTTCGGAAGAAGGTAAAGATTTTTCTTTGGTCAAAGAAAAAAATATTTTTTCTTCCAAAAGCGGATTTGATGGGTTTTACATGGCATTATTGCAGAAGAAGTAA
- a CDS encoding RNA polymerase sigma-70 factor (ECF subfamily) — protein MVAEENLVQQLKQNDSQASAFEVLVSTYKEPLYWHIRRIVLNHDDTDDVLQNTFIKVYKNIKSFKGDSKLYTWLYRIATNEALTFLKRKARQNSLSDGETQERLVQNLQADVYFEGDEIQLRLQEAIATLPEKQKLVFNMKYFQEMKYEEISEILETTVGGLKASYHLAVKKIEAFLKED, from the coding sequence TTGGTTGCAGAGGAAAACTTAGTGCAGCAATTAAAACAAAACGATAGCCAAGCTAGCGCTTTTGAGGTACTCGTATCGACCTACAAAGAGCCTCTTTATTGGCATATTCGTAGAATTGTATTAAACCATGACGATACCGATGATGTATTGCAGAACACCTTTATAAAGGTTTACAAAAACATAAAGAGTTTTAAAGGCGATAGTAAGTTATACACTTGGTTGTACCGAATTGCTACCAATGAGGCCTTAACTTTTTTAAAAAGAAAAGCAAGACAAAACAGTCTCAGCGACGGCGAAACACAGGAACGTTTGGTGCAAAATTTACAGGCCGATGTGTATTTTGAAGGAGACGAAATTCAACTTAGACTTCAAGAGGCAATCGCCACGCTTCCAGAAAAGCAAAAGCTGGTTTTTAACATGAAGTATTTTCAGGAAATGAAATATGAAGAAATTTCCGAAATACTAGAAACCACTGTGGGTGGGCTAAAGGCGTCCTACCATTTGGCAGTAAAAAAAATAGAAGCATTTTTAAAGGAAGACTAA
- a CDS encoding ATP-binding cassette, subfamily B, MsbA: MEYFKKILQFARPYSKYGYLNIFFNILYALFSALSFAALIPMLDVLFKPENRVLQEPVYTGFGDLKDYLQAYINFRVTEYSGDDEMKGLILVIGLVLVLFLLKNFFNYLAMYFITFLRNGVLKDIRNKMYQKIVELPISFYSEKRKGDVIARITSDVLEIQHSFLSILELIVREPLTILFTIIIMFGISTKLTIFVFVFIPIAGTIISTIGKSLKKKSDRVQKEQGEFLSIVEETLGGLRVIKAFNSESYFSRLFEKSTNRFFRFSNSLLNRQNLASPTGEFLGILVIGVLLWFGGKMVLVDKTLDPSSFIAYMGLAYNILTPAKAISKASYGVKKGNAAAERVLEILETENPIVDKAGATVKSSFDNGIVMENISFKYEDEYVLKDFNLTVPKGETVALVGQSGSGKSTIANLVTRFYDVNEGAIKIDGIDIKDITKNSLRGLLGLVTQDSILFNDTVAKNITLGKENATEEEIVEAAKIANAHEFISQLPNGYQTNIGDSGNKLSGGQKQRLSIARAVLKNPPIMVLDEATSALDTESERLVQDALEKMMRNRTSIVIAHRLSTIQNAHKIVVLQKGEIVEQGTHDELLTKNGVYKKLVAMQSLG, encoded by the coding sequence ATGGAGTATTTTAAAAAGATTCTTCAATTTGCCAGGCCCTATAGTAAATACGGTTACTTAAACATTTTTTTTAATATACTCTACGCCCTTTTCAGTGCGCTATCATTTGCTGCGCTGATTCCCATGTTAGATGTATTGTTCAAGCCCGAAAACAGGGTCTTACAAGAGCCGGTGTATACTGGCTTTGGTGATTTAAAAGATTATTTACAGGCTTATATTAATTTTAGAGTGACCGAATATTCAGGTGATGATGAAATGAAAGGCCTGATACTGGTAATTGGATTGGTGCTTGTTCTTTTTTTATTGAAAAATTTTTTCAATTATTTAGCAATGTACTTTATCACCTTCTTACGAAATGGGGTTTTAAAGGATATTCGTAATAAAATGTACCAGAAAATTGTAGAGCTTCCTATTTCATTTTATTCCGAGAAAAGAAAAGGTGATGTAATTGCTCGAATTACTTCTGATGTATTAGAAATTCAACATTCTTTCCTATCGATACTAGAACTAATTGTACGTGAACCCCTTACGATATTATTTACTATAATCATAATGTTCGGTATCAGTACAAAACTTACCATTTTTGTTTTTGTATTTATACCAATCGCTGGAACGATCATTTCTACAATAGGAAAGTCATTAAAGAAAAAATCTGATCGTGTACAGAAAGAACAAGGCGAGTTTTTGTCTATCGTAGAGGAAACCCTTGGCGGCCTAAGAGTCATAAAGGCATTTAATTCAGAATCTTATTTTTCAAGACTCTTTGAAAAATCTACCAACCGATTTTTCCGTTTCTCAAATTCATTGTTGAACAGACAAAATTTAGCCTCACCTACTGGTGAGTTCTTGGGCATATTGGTAATCGGAGTGCTTTTGTGGTTTGGCGGAAAAATGGTTTTGGTTGACAAAACCCTTGACCCTTCGTCTTTTATCGCGTACATGGGTCTGGCCTATAATATTCTGACGCCTGCTAAAGCAATCAGCAAAGCATCTTATGGTGTTAAAAAGGGAAATGCTGCTGCAGAACGTGTCTTAGAAATATTGGAGACAGAAAACCCAATTGTCGATAAAGCCGGTGCAACAGTAAAATCAAGTTTTGACAATGGCATTGTAATGGAGAACATTTCATTTAAGTACGAAGATGAATATGTACTCAAAGACTTCAATTTAACAGTACCTAAAGGAGAGACGGTCGCCTTGGTCGGGCAGTCAGGTAGTGGTAAAAGTACAATAGCCAACCTTGTCACCCGATTTTACGATGTCAATGAAGGCGCTATCAAAATCGATGGAATAGACATAAAAGATATTACCAAGAATTCATTACGCGGCCTGCTGGGCTTAGTAACACAAGATTCCATCTTATTCAATGATACAGTGGCCAAAAATATAACCTTGGGTAAAGAAAATGCTACCGAAGAAGAAATTGTGGAAGCTGCTAAAATAGCTAACGCCCATGAATTCATTTCACAATTGCCAAATGGTTATCAAACCAATATCGGAGATAGTGGGAATAAATTAAGTGGCGGACAAAAGCAACGACTTTCTATAGCCAGGGCTGTGCTAAAGAACCCTCCAATAATGGTGCTTGATGAAGCCACTTCGGCCTTAGATACCGAAAGTGAACGATTGGTACAAGACGCACTTGAAAAAATGATGAGAAATCGTACCTCTATCGTTATTGCCCACCGCCTTTCTACGATTCAAAATGCCCATAAAATAGTAGTTCTTCAAAAAGGAGAAATTGTAGAGCAAGGTACCCATGACGAATTACTGACCAAAAATGGAGTCTATAAGAAGTTAGTTGCCATGCAATCTCTTGGATAA
- a CDS encoding phosphoglucomutase, whose translation MDAILNTAKTWLTDFFDPAVKKEIQDLIANDTDELKDRFYKNMEFGTGGMRGVMGVGTNRINKYTLGKSTQGLGNYLKKVYDGEDIKVVIAYDCRHNSDTLARTVAEVLSANGINVYLFSSLRTTPELSFAVRHLNCHAGIVLTASHNPPEYNGYKVYWTDGGQIVPPQDGEIISEINSLSYEDINFKANEGLIELIDKEVDEAFFEASVANGNFNADGKDAFKIVFTSLHGTSITAIPEVLKRAGYENVTIIEEQAEPDGNFPTVKSPNPEESEALSMAVKKAEEIGADMVVGTDPDSDRLGIAVRNLDGEMEIVNGNQAMILMTKFLLEQQKNKGFKGNEFVATTIVSTPMMEAMAKAYGVEFKTALTGFKWIGKMIKDFPESEFVGGGEESFGYMVGDFVRDKDAVTSTLLACEIASQAKANGSSFYKDLIQCYVDYGFYKEKLISLTKKGMSGAEEIKQMLKDFKENPVTSVAGSKVKWIEDYNTSTAKNVLTGEEKVIDIPKSNVLIYETEDGTRIAARPSGTEPKVKFYISTNTKLEKAEDFKKVSAELDEKIQMILSELNLG comes from the coding sequence ATGGATGCTATTCTGAACACCGCCAAAACTTGGTTGACCGATTTTTTTGATCCCGCAGTAAAAAAAGAAATTCAAGATCTGATCGCTAACGATACCGACGAGCTAAAAGATCGTTTCTATAAGAATATGGAGTTCGGTACCGGTGGTATGAGAGGTGTTATGGGTGTAGGCACCAATAGAATCAATAAATATACCCTTGGAAAAAGCACCCAGGGACTCGGTAATTACCTAAAAAAGGTGTACGATGGTGAAGATATAAAAGTGGTTATAGCTTATGATTGTCGCCATAATAGTGATACCCTCGCTAGAACCGTTGCAGAAGTTTTATCTGCTAATGGCATCAATGTTTATCTGTTCTCAAGTTTAAGAACTACCCCTGAACTTTCGTTTGCCGTTAGACATTTGAACTGTCATGCGGGCATCGTGCTTACGGCGTCGCACAATCCGCCCGAATATAATGGTTATAAGGTATACTGGACGGATGGCGGACAAATCGTTCCTCCTCAGGATGGTGAGATAATCTCTGAAATCAATTCACTTTCGTACGAGGATATCAATTTCAAGGCGAACGAAGGGTTAATAGAGCTTATAGACAAAGAAGTGGACGAAGCTTTCTTTGAAGCTTCGGTGGCCAACGGAAATTTTAATGCAGATGGTAAAGATGCCTTTAAAATTGTTTTTACATCTCTTCATGGCACCTCTATAACCGCAATACCGGAGGTATTAAAACGCGCAGGCTATGAAAATGTAACCATAATTGAAGAGCAGGCTGAACCAGACGGAAACTTTCCGACGGTGAAATCGCCAAACCCAGAAGAGTCGGAAGCTCTCTCTATGGCCGTTAAAAAAGCGGAAGAAATTGGTGCCGATATGGTTGTGGGTACAGACCCTGACAGTGACCGTTTGGGCATTGCCGTACGTAATCTTGACGGAGAAATGGAAATCGTAAATGGCAATCAGGCTATGATATTGATGACCAAATTTTTATTGGAACAACAAAAAAATAAAGGTTTTAAAGGAAATGAGTTTGTTGCAACCACTATTGTTTCGACCCCAATGATGGAGGCTATGGCCAAGGCCTATGGTGTTGAATTTAAAACCGCGCTGACCGGTTTCAAGTGGATCGGCAAGATGATCAAAGACTTTCCTGAATCTGAATTTGTAGGCGGTGGTGAAGAAAGTTTCGGCTATATGGTCGGTGACTTCGTACGCGATAAAGATGCGGTAACCTCTACCCTACTCGCCTGCGAAATCGCTTCTCAGGCAAAGGCCAATGGCAGTTCTTTCTACAAAGATTTGATTCAATGTTATGTTGATTATGGTTTCTATAAAGAGAAATTGATTTCCCTTACCAAGAAGGGAATGAGCGGAGCGGAAGAAATCAAACAGATGCTAAAAGACTTTAAAGAAAACCCTGTAACATCAGTTGCAGGTTCAAAAGTTAAATGGATTGAAGATTATAACACTTCAACAGCAAAAAATGTACTGACTGGTGAAGAAAAAGTCATCGATATACCCAAATCGAACGTCTTGATCTATGAAACTGAAGACGGCACTAGAATAGCCGCAAGACCAAGTGGAACGGAGCCTAAGGTAAAGTTTTACATCAGTACAAACACGAAATTGGAGAAAGCAGAAGACTTCAAAAAGGTATCCGCTGAACTCGATGAAAAAATCCAGATGATTCTGAGCGAACTTAACCTCGGTTAA
- a CDS encoding glycosyltransferase involved in cell wall biosynthesis encodes MDLSIIIPLLNEEESLIELHDWIVEVMNSNSYSYEIIFIDDGSTDNSWNIIERLSTQNSLVKGIRFVKNFGKSQALHAGFKAAGGEVVITMDADLQDNPEEIPELYRLIKKDKFDLISGWKKKRYDSVISKNMPSKLFNWAARRTSGVKLHDFNCGLKAFDKKVIKSIEVSGEMHRYIPVLAKNAGYGNIGEKVVQHQARKYGHTKFGMERFINGFLDLLTIWFVSKFGRQPMHLFGALGVLMFIIGFGFALYLGIDKLFINPYGRLITDRPQFFISLTAMIIGTQLFLAGFLGEILIRSRKNEARYTVSEEINIEASQKQYSS; translated from the coding sequence ATGGATCTGTCCATAATAATACCCCTTCTCAACGAAGAAGAATCTCTGATTGAATTACATGATTGGATTGTTGAAGTAATGAACTCCAACAGTTATTCTTATGAAATAATTTTCATAGATGACGGTAGCACCGACAATTCTTGGAATATTATCGAACGCTTGTCTACTCAGAACAGTCTAGTAAAAGGGATTCGCTTTGTAAAGAATTTCGGGAAATCGCAGGCGCTTCATGCCGGATTCAAAGCAGCGGGCGGAGAAGTGGTCATTACCATGGATGCCGATTTGCAAGATAACCCTGAAGAAATCCCTGAACTATATCGTTTGATCAAGAAAGATAAATTCGATTTGATTTCGGGTTGGAAAAAGAAAAGATACGATTCGGTTATATCTAAAAATATGCCCTCTAAATTATTTAACTGGGCGGCCCGAAGAACCTCAGGGGTAAAACTGCACGACTTTAATTGCGGCCTCAAGGCTTTTGACAAAAAGGTTATCAAAAGCATCGAGGTATCGGGTGAAATGCATCGTTACATACCCGTTCTGGCCAAAAATGCAGGGTATGGTAATATAGGTGAAAAGGTAGTGCAGCACCAAGCCCGTAAATATGGTCACACCAAATTCGGTATGGAAAGATTTATAAATGGTTTTCTCGATTTGCTCACCATTTGGTTCGTTTCAAAATTCGGGCGCCAGCCGATGCACCTTTTCGGCGCTTTGGGGGTTCTCATGTTCATTATTGGTTTTGGCTTCGCACTCTATTTGGGTATCGATAAGCTATTTATCAACCCGTATGGGCGACTTATTACCGATAGACCTCAGTTTTTCATCTCATTAACCGCAATGATTATAGGTACCCAATTGTTTTTAGCAGGGTTTTTGGGTGAAATTTTGATAAGATCTCGAAAAAATGAAGCTCGTTATACCGTTTCCGAAGAAATCAATATAGAGGCTTCCCAAAAGCAATATTCTTCTTAA
- a CDS encoding LSU ribosomal protein L31P produces the protein MKKDIHPENYRLVAFKDMSNDEVFLTKSTANTKETLEVDGVEYPLVKLEISRTSHPFYTGKSKLLDTAGRIDKFKNKYDKFKKKPAAKADADKEADTK, from the coding sequence ATGAAAAAAGATATACACCCAGAAAATTATAGGTTGGTTGCCTTTAAAGATATGTCAAATGACGAGGTGTTTTTGACTAAATCAACCGCTAATACAAAGGAAACTCTAGAAGTTGATGGAGTGGAATACCCATTGGTAAAATTGGAAATTTCAAGAACTTCACATCCTTTTTATACAGGAAAATCTAAATTATTGGATACTGCAGGTCGTATCGATAAGTTTAAGAACAAGTACGATAAATTTAAAAAGAAGCCTGCTGCTAAGGCAGATGCCGATAAGGAAGCTGATACGAAATAA
- a CDS encoding UDP-N-acetylglucosamine diphosphorylase/glucosamine-1-phosphate N-acetyltransferase — protein sequence MNYILFDGTARENLLPFTFTRPVADIRIGILTIREKWEKYLGTTTTTITEDYLSEKFPMVEMEENVLINSSFLPNYKLVELVSELKANEAIFQGEEVIAFHTKETQEEIDFSTYKQIEFEDDVLRIVNTWDIFSKNAEALQADFDFLTEDRESASISKTNTLIHPENIFAEEGAIVEHSILNASKGPIYLGKDSQIWEGNLIRGAFALCDNAVVKMGAKIYGATTVGPYSKVCGEISNSVIFGYSSKGHEGYLGNAVLGEWCNIGADSNNSNLKNNYAKVRLWNYATESFEQTGLQFCGLMMGDHSKTAINTMFNTGTVIGVNCNIYVPGFPRNFVPSFSWGGASGFTTYSTSKAFDAAKVMMARRKVEFGEEDAKILEHVFELTKKWRNY from the coding sequence ATGAACTATATACTTTTTGACGGTACGGCAAGAGAGAATCTTTTGCCTTTTACTTTCACACGCCCTGTGGCAGATATACGAATAGGTATTTTGACTATTCGTGAAAAATGGGAAAAGTATTTAGGTACTACCACGACCACAATTACCGAAGACTATCTTTCAGAGAAATTTCCCATGGTCGAAATGGAGGAAAATGTTCTAATCAATTCTTCATTTCTACCAAATTATAAACTCGTTGAATTGGTTTCTGAACTAAAAGCGAATGAGGCCATATTTCAAGGGGAAGAAGTTATAGCTTTTCATACCAAAGAAACTCAAGAAGAAATAGATTTTTCGACCTATAAGCAAATTGAATTCGAAGACGACGTGCTTCGAATAGTCAATACTTGGGATATTTTCTCGAAAAATGCGGAAGCACTGCAGGCTGATTTTGATTTTCTTACCGAAGATAGAGAGAGCGCTTCTATATCAAAAACTAACACACTAATACACCCTGAGAATATATTTGCTGAAGAGGGTGCTATAGTTGAACATAGTATTCTAAACGCTTCTAAAGGGCCAATTTATTTGGGTAAAGATTCCCAAATCTGGGAAGGCAATCTAATACGAGGGGCTTTTGCCCTTTGCGATAATGCCGTAGTTAAAATGGGTGCCAAAATTTACGGAGCGACAACCGTTGGGCCTTATAGTAAAGTATGTGGCGAAATAAGCAATTCGGTAATTTTTGGTTATTCAAGTAAGGGCCATGAGGGGTATCTGGGTAATGCCGTATTAGGGGAGTGGTGCAATATTGGTGCCGATTCGAATAATTCTAACCTAAAGAACAACTATGCCAAAGTGCGATTGTGGAATTATGCTACGGAAAGTTTTGAGCAGACCGGATTACAATTTTGCGGACTCATGATGGGCGATCATAGCAAAACAGCCATCAATACCATGTTCAATACAGGTACCGTCATCGGTGTCAATTGTAATATTTACGTTCCGGGCTTTCCCAGAAATTTTGTACCTAGTTTTAGTTGGGGCGGGGCTTCAGGCTTCACAACGTATTCAACTTCAAAGGCCTTCGATGCGGCCAAAGTTATGATGGCCAGAAGAAAAGTCGAATTTGGCGAAGAAGATGCCAAAATCTTAGAACATGTTTTCGAGCTGACAAAAAAATGGCGTAATTATTAA
- a CDS encoding threonylcarbamoyladenosine tRNA methylthiotransferase MtaB → MKKKVAFHTLGCKLNFSETSTIARGFQEEGFERVDFSESADMYVINTCSVTENADKRFKTIVKQAQKINPEAFIAAIGCYAQLKPEELAAVNGVDLVLGATEKFKITDYINDLSKNDFGEVHSCEIEDADFYVGSYAIGDRTRAFLKVQDGCDYKCTYCTIPLARGISRSDTLQNVLDNAAEISSQGIKEIVLTGVNIGDYGKGEFGNKKHEHTFLDLVRALDDVDGIHRLRISSIEPNLLKNETINFVAKSDSFVPHFHIPLQSGSDAVLKKMRRRYMSDLYIDRVRQIKEVMPHACIGVDVIVGFPGETDEHFLETYHFLNDLDISYLHVFTYSERENTPAATMSGVVPKNVRSKRSKMLRGLSVKKRRAFYESQLGSTRTVLFEGENKEGYIHGFTENYVKVMAPWNPKLVNTLHQVKLTEIDESGMVRFNFEKALLTA, encoded by the coding sequence ATGAAGAAAAAAGTTGCTTTTCACACGTTAGGTTGTAAACTTAACTTCTCTGAAACTTCTACGATAGCGAGAGGTTTTCAAGAGGAAGGTTTTGAGCGTGTCGATTTCTCCGAGTCTGCCGATATGTATGTGATCAATACCTGTTCTGTTACTGAAAATGCAGATAAAAGATTTAAAACCATTGTAAAGCAGGCTCAAAAAATAAATCCTGAAGCTTTTATTGCTGCAATTGGTTGTTACGCTCAGCTCAAACCTGAAGAACTGGCTGCGGTCAATGGTGTCGACTTGGTACTTGGGGCAACTGAAAAATTTAAGATTACCGACTATATCAACGACCTTTCGAAGAACGATTTTGGTGAGGTTCACTCCTGTGAAATAGAAGATGCCGATTTTTATGTAGGTAGTTACGCTATAGGTGATCGCACCAGGGCTTTCTTAAAAGTTCAAGATGGGTGTGATTATAAATGTACCTACTGCACTATACCTTTAGCCCGTGGAATTTCGAGAAGCGATACTTTACAGAACGTACTTGACAATGCTGCGGAAATCTCGTCGCAAGGCATAAAGGAAATTGTACTTACCGGAGTGAATATTGGAGATTACGGAAAAGGAGAGTTCGGAAATAAAAAGCATGAGCATACATTTTTAGACTTGGTCAGGGCCTTAGACGATGTAGATGGTATTCATCGTTTACGTATCTCATCTATAGAGCCCAATTTACTTAAGAATGAAACTATCAATTTTGTTGCTAAAAGTGATTCTTTCGTGCCTCATTTTCATATTCCCCTACAAAGTGGTAGTGATGCAGTGTTGAAAAAAATGAGACGTAGGTATATGAGCGATCTTTATATAGATAGGGTTCGTCAAATAAAAGAAGTGATGCCCCATGCTTGTATTGGGGTAGATGTAATTGTTGGATTTCCTGGTGAGACTGATGAACATTTTTTAGAGACCTATCATTTTCTTAACGATTTGGATATTTCTTATTTGCATGTATTCACCTATTCAGAAAGAGAAAACACTCCTGCGGCTACTATGAGCGGCGTAGTACCAAAAAATGTGAGAAGTAAGAGAAGTAAAATGCTTAGGGGCTTGTCTGTTAAAAAACGTCGAGCTTTCTATGAAAGTCAATTAGGTAGTACCCGCACGGTTCTCTTCGAGGGCGAGAATAAAGAGGGGTATATACATGGTTTTACCGAAAACTATGTGAAGGTAATGGCCCCGTGGAACCCAAAATTGGTAAATACATTACATCAAGTGAAACTTACCGAAATCGATGAGAGTGGTATGGTGCGTTTTAATTTTGAAAAAGCACTTTTGACCGCTTAA
- a CDS encoding pimeloyl-ACP methyl ester carboxylesterase has translation MLDNKVHVYFMPGMAANPSIFKNIVLPEDIFETHLLDWFTPEKNMSFEDYAKKMNSRIKHSNPILLGVSFGGMLIQEMAKHKPVRKLIVVSSVKNEKEMPRRMLFAKRTKVHRLLPTGLVNNIEILAKYAFGESINKRLSLYEEYLSIRDKNYIDWSIDQIVNWRSGKCPAEIVHIHGERDSVFPIENIKDCITVKNGTHTMIIHRAKWFNENLPTIILR, from the coding sequence ATGCTCGATAATAAAGTACATGTTTATTTTATGCCAGGTATGGCAGCCAATCCCTCTATTTTTAAAAATATTGTTTTGCCCGAAGATATTTTTGAAACCCATCTTCTAGATTGGTTTACACCCGAGAAAAATATGAGCTTTGAAGATTATGCAAAAAAAATGAACAGTAGAATAAAGCATTCAAACCCTATTTTGCTGGGTGTTTCGTTTGGGGGCATGCTAATACAAGAGATGGCCAAACATAAGCCTGTGCGAAAACTTATCGTGGTCTCTAGTGTAAAGAATGAGAAGGAGATGCCACGGCGAATGCTCTTTGCAAAACGTACTAAAGTTCATAGGTTGTTGCCCACAGGTCTAGTCAATAACATTGAAATTTTGGCTAAATATGCCTTTGGGGAGTCCATTAACAAAAGACTCTCTTTATACGAGGAATATCTATCAATAAGAGATAAGAATTATATCGACTGGTCGATTGATCAAATTGTAAATTGGCGGTCAGGCAAGTGCCCGGCAGAAATAGTTCATATTCATGGCGAAAGAGATTCCGTTTTCCCAATAGAAAATATAAAAGATTGCATTACCGTAAAAAATGGCACACATACCATGATTATTCATAGGGCGAAATGGTTTAATGAGAACTTGCCCACAATTATTTTGCGATAA
- a CDS encoding transglycosylase-like protein with SLT domain has protein sequence MLLGVFFVVSTLIFAVQRNTDNEKNNDNQDVVENDVDKNVADGYRISAIEIPKDLNFAGEVVPQDDPEIMERIDREFLVNTYWQSNAVLLIKRANKYFPIIEPILAKNGVPDDFKYLAVAESGLQNVVSHAGATGFWQIMKATGREYGLEINNNVDERYHLEKATEVACAYLNKYKKKYGNWTLTAASYNAGAGAISKYLGIQQVDDYYDLLLGQETGRYVFRIMAIKEILSHPEKYGFDIEEEDMYKAVPTFKVDLEEPVLSFADFAQQYEINYKILKRHNPWLREAHLNNSSRKKYTVEIPYKGYYKGAK, from the coding sequence ATGCTACTGGGGGTGTTTTTTGTTGTTAGCACCTTAATATTTGCTGTACAGAGGAATACTGATAACGAGAAGAACAACGATAATCAAGATGTGGTAGAGAATGACGTTGATAAGAATGTTGCCGACGGTTACCGAATTTCTGCAATTGAAATTCCTAAAGATCTCAATTTTGCAGGAGAAGTAGTGCCTCAAGATGATCCGGAAATTATGGAACGTATCGACCGTGAATTTTTGGTAAATACATATTGGCAGTCGAATGCTGTTCTTTTGATTAAGAGAGCTAATAAATATTTTCCGATAATCGAACCAATTTTAGCTAAAAATGGGGTGCCCGATGATTTCAAATACCTGGCCGTTGCTGAAAGCGGATTGCAGAACGTAGTGTCGCATGCGGGTGCTACCGGTTTCTGGCAAATTATGAAGGCTACGGGGCGTGAATATGGGCTTGAGATCAATAACAACGTTGATGAACGATATCATTTAGAGAAAGCTACAGAGGTAGCCTGTGCCTATCTCAATAAGTACAAAAAAAAATATGGTAACTGGACTCTGACAGCTGCATCTTATAATGCTGGGGCCGGGGCTATAAGCAAATATTTGGGAATTCAACAGGTCGATGATTATTATGATTTATTATTAGGTCAAGAAACCGGTAGATATGTTTTTAGAATAATGGCCATCAAAGAAATTTTAAGCCATCCTGAGAAATACGGTTTTGACATTGAAGAAGAAGACATGTATAAAGCTGTGCCTACCTTTAAGGTCGATTTAGAAGAACCCGTATTAAGTTTTGCCGATTTCGCACAGCAATATGAGATTAACTACAAAATTTTAAAGCGTCATAATCCTTGGCTAAGAGAAGCACATTTGAATAATAGTTCTCGCAAGAAGTATACGGTCGAAATACCTTATAAAGGGTATTACAAGGGCGCAAAATAA